In a single window of the Candidatus Omnitrophota bacterium genome:
- the mqnC gene encoding dehypoxanthine futalosine cyclase codes for MSIICSESIEQKILSGARLTREEGLWLWQHGDLMELAHLANIARFRHNPEPVVTFVIDSNPNYTNVCITDCVFCAFYRKPGHAEGYTLTIEQVMEKVQKAADLGATTVLLQGGHHTQIPLEYYLALIRETRRRFPQITPHFFSASEITNMAQVSSLTIREVLEKLKEAGQFTLPGGGAEILSDRIRRRLAPKKGGADAWLTVHRQAHQLGFTSTATMMFGHIEEDEDILEHLEQIRALQDETSGFTAFVPWTFKPGNTPLIKHIKQHAGPTAYLRMIAFSRLYLDNFQHIQASWFSEGKKTGQIAMHFGADDFGGTLFEENVHAATGFVNKTAVDEIITIISDAGFTPAQRTTLYDILRRFEPVFQPISDIKQAFDI; via the coding sequence ATGAGCATCATCTGCTCTGAGTCGATTGAGCAAAAAATTCTGTCCGGCGCGCGCCTGACCCGCGAAGAAGGGCTGTGGCTGTGGCAGCACGGGGATTTGATGGAGCTGGCCCATCTGGCCAACATCGCGCGCTTCCGTCACAATCCTGAGCCGGTGGTCACCTTCGTCATCGACTCCAACCCGAACTACACTAATGTCTGCATTACCGACTGCGTCTTCTGCGCGTTCTACCGCAAGCCAGGCCATGCGGAAGGCTACACGCTGACCATTGAGCAGGTGATGGAGAAAGTCCAGAAGGCGGCGGATCTGGGGGCCACGACCGTGCTGCTGCAGGGCGGGCATCATACGCAGATTCCGCTTGAGTACTACCTTGCGCTGATTCGTGAAACCAGACGCAGATTTCCGCAGATCACCCCCCACTTTTTCAGCGCCTCTGAAATTACGAATATGGCTCAAGTGTCTAGTCTGACGATTCGCGAAGTCCTCGAGAAGCTCAAAGAGGCCGGGCAGTTCACTCTCCCCGGCGGCGGAGCCGAGATTCTCTCTGATCGGATTCGCCGACGGCTCGCACCGAAGAAGGGCGGGGCAGACGCCTGGCTGACGGTGCACCGCCAGGCGCATCAGCTCGGATTCACATCGACCGCGACGATGATGTTTGGCCACATTGAAGAAGATGAGGACATCCTGGAGCATCTGGAGCAGATCCGGGCCCTGCAAGATGAAACCAGCGGCTTCACCGCCTTCGTGCCGTGGACATTTAAGCCGGGCAATACGCCGCTGATCAAGCACATCAAGCAGCATGCCGGCCCGACCGCCTACTTGAGGATGATCGCGTTTTCACGGCTGTATCTCGACAATTTCCAGCACATCCAAGCCTCCTGGTTTTCCGAAGGCAAGAAAACCGGCCAGATCGCGATGCACTTTGGCGCGGATGACTTCGGCGGCACGTTGTTTGAGGAAAACGTCCACGCGGCCACCGGCTTCGTCAACAAGACCGCCGTCGATGAAATCATCACCATCATCAGTGATGCCGGCTTCACCCCTGCCCAGCGCACGACCCTTTACGACATCCTCCGCCGCTTCGAACCTGTCTTCCAACCGATATCAGATATCAAACAGGCATTTGATATCTGA